TGAAGAATCCGTGCGTCTGATCCGCTCCGCTATCAAGCAGGCCGCCACCGATGCCCGAACCGGTCTTATTGACATGGGCCTTCTGACCGAAGGTAGCAGCGCCGCTGACCGTCGTCTACGCGACGACCTGAAGAAGGCGGTGCTGTCCCGCCTTGATGAACGTGGCGGAGTGAGTGGTGGTGCGGTCCGCTGGACTGACCTGTATCGCGATGTGAGCGAGCAGAGCGATAACAAACTCGACCACAACCAGTTCGGTGATGCGGTGCGCTCGCTGGAGACGGAGGGCTCGGTGAGTGTCTTTGGTGAGGGTGCTCGTCGCAGTATCCGCCGGGCGGCCATGAGTATGTCCTAGGTGGCTGTGATGATACTATGATGTGACGATAGATTAGGCTGCATTTAATCTCTGGCTGAGGGTGTTTTGGTGTTGGTGTTTTAATGGATAAAGCTATGGGATACGGCCTCAGAACTGTTGTATTGTAGATTGATAATGTTTTTCCACTCTCGTGAATCAAAGTTGCTGGCTTGGTTAGAGACTAAGACATGTGAAAAAAGTGTAAAATCACAGCATCTAGCTAGACCCAACGAGCACATTGCCCCGGGCGGGGCTCGATCATCAGGTGGCGACTCATGTCCCCTGCAACAAGCATTGGAAAAGAAATTGGCAAGGAGCATGTTTGGGTTTGGAATGCGCGATACTCTCTGGCTCAGTTAATTATACTTCTCAGTACTTTAATAAGTTCTCGGTAGATTAATGAAAATTAGGGGCAttaaaagaaagagaggTGCGGAGCAcagcatacaacatacggagtagacacAGAGAGAACCCTgggcagagagagagagagagagagaggggggggggggggggggggggggtccaCGTGCGCTGATGACTGGTCAGATTGTCAACGTCACCAAGGGGTGGATGTATGGGGGATACAAAGTTACCATACCAAAATTACCAGAAATACTAGAAATACCAGAAATTACCCAACTCAGCAGAAGTACGTCTAGAATTGCTATGATGGTTCTCCTTATTATAACCACTGTCTAGCATATTGATGGAGATTTGAAATCAATCGACCTAATAAAAACATTCCAAGTCCATTTTCCAGCTAACTACTAAGTCAAATTCCCCTAATTCAAACGATATAGATCACATTGTTTCACGACGATTACTAGATCACCCTCGATGAAACGATGGGGCCGTCACCCGCTAGTCATCGGACTAGCCGAGTTCGGGGCCCCATCATAGCCTCTTTGACCTTTTAATCTTCGCGAAGCTAGAACCCTCCGAATTTGGCGTCCCTGCTCCCCTCACCGGGTTCTtattttttgtttcttttttccccgTCATGAGCTTGGGATATACTCGACTTTCTCTTCTTTACATTCTCCCTGCCCACCATGAGGTATGAAACTCCTAACCCAGTTATCTTCCAACCATTCCACTTCCCGCGCCTTCAGCGTACTGACACAATTGTTTCACAGGTTCGGTGAATATCTCAGTTCTTCTATGATCAAGGAATTCTATCCTTACTACATTGCCTATGACGATCTCAAAAAAGCCCTGAAGACCGATTTCGTCGATGAGCCAACCGCCAACAACGCCAAGCCCGCCCGAAAAGAATGGACCGAGGACGATGAGACACACTTTGTCTCCTTGCTCGAAAGTGAGCTAGAGAAGGTGTTCCTATTCCAGAAGCGCAAGAGTGAGGAAATTGTCGCCCGCATTCAAGAAAGCGAGCTCGAAGTGAACGACGTCGTCTCCCGTCTGGACAGCTCGATCGATTCCCGTCGCCAGAGTACTCGAGCTTCTCGCCCCGCGCCCACCGATGCGGATTTCTTGATGCTTGAGCAGGTGCTCAGTGATATCATTGCTGATGTTCACGACTTGGCCAAATTCACTCAATTGAACTACACGGGTTTCCAGAAGATCATCAAGAAGCATGACGTATGTTTTTGCGTCTAATTTTCGAGTCGGGTCCCCAATTCACTAATAATCGCACAGAAAGAAACTCAATGGTACCTCAAGCCAGTCTTCGCGACACGTCTGAAGGCCAAGCCTTTCTTCAAGGACAACTACGATGCTTTTGTCATCAAACTATCCAAGCTGTATGACCTGGTCCGGACCAAGGGTAACCCGGTCAAAGGTGACGCATCCGCTGGTGGTACCCAACAGAACTTTGTGCGTCAGACCACAAAGTATTGGGTGCACAGGGATAATATCACGGAGTTGAAGCTGGTGATCTTGAAGCACCTGCCAGTGTTGGTCTTCAATGCCAGTAAGGAGTTCGAGGAGAAGGACACCGCCATCTCCTCTATCTATTATGATAACACGGACACGTGGGAGCTGTATCAGGGTCGCCTGAAGAAAACAGAAGGCGCTGAGGCCATTCGATTGCGTTGGTATGGTGGGATGGAAAGTGACCAGGTTTTCGTCGAGCGAAAAACCCACCGCGAGGACTGGACGGGAGAAAAATCCGTCAAAGCCCGTTTCGTGctcaaggagaagaacgTCAATGCCTACCTCGATGGCCGGATGACGGTTGAGCAGATCTTTGACAAAATGCGCAAGGAGGGTAAGAAGAGTCCGGCGGAGATCGATGATTTGGAGCAATTAGCCCGCGAGATTCAGTACCGGATCATTACTCGCCGCTTGGTGCCTGTCACCCGTACATTCTACCACCGTACTGCATTCCAGCTGCCAGGTGATGCTCGTGTTCGAATCTCTCTTGACACGGAACTGACCATGGTCCGGGAGGATAACCTGGACGGCCGCCGACGGTCGGGCAAGAACTGGCGTCGTATGGATATCGGAGTCGACTTCCCATTCTCCCAGCTGCCTCCAGAGGACATTGACCGATTCCCCTATGCCGTGCTAGAGGTAAAATTGCAGACCCAGGCAGGTCAGGAACCTCCCCAGTGGATTCGGGATTTGACTGCCAGTCACCTGGTTGAGGCTGTCCCGAAATTCAGCAAGTTCATCCACGGAACAGCGACCATGTTCCCTACTCGCATCAACCTGCTTCCATTCTGGTTCCCCCAGATGGGTGTGGACATCCGCAAGCCCGCCAGTCGCGAATTCGGTATCCACAGACCGCTGGCGA
The nucleotide sequence above comes from Penicillium digitatum chromosome 1, complete sequence. Encoded proteins:
- a CDS encoding Vacuolar transporter chaperone (Vtc4), putative, with product MRFGEYLSSSMIKEFYPYYIAYDDLKKALKTDFVDEPTANNAKPARKEWTEDDETHFVSLLESELEKVFLFQKRKSEEIVARIQESELEVNDVVSRLDSSIDSRRQSTRASRPAPTDADFLMLEQVLSDIIADVHDLAKFTQLNYTGFQKIIKKHDKETQWYLKPVFATRLKAKPFFKDNYDAFVIKLSKLYDLVRTKGNPVKGDASAGGTQQNFVRQTTKYWVHRDNITELKLVILKHLPVLVFNASKEFEEKDTAISSIYYDNTDTWELYQGRLKKTEGAEAIRLRWYGGMESDQVFVERKTHREDWTGEKSVKARFVLKEKNVNAYLDGRMTVEQIFDKMRKEGKKSPAEIDDLEQLAREIQYRIITRRLVPVTRTFYHRTAFQLPGDARVRISLDTELTMVREDNLDGRRRSGKNWRRMDIGVDFPFSQLPPEDIDRFPYAVLEVKLQTQAGQEPPQWIRDLTASHLVEAVPKFSKFIHGTATMFPTRINLLPFWFPQMGVDIRKPASREFGIHRPLASTSISANDEDSDDDDTPDTQETPPNGEATEHQNGLFETNGNELDIEERIAAQPLPGDEDYPLYDSDDESVYSDELEEARRIGGAYYAQQLAKHYLSRTGHAVAQGLMAMIPRPRPTSLPPPEQRGIAVLSSHRRTLQRFQAPPGKRIFVPIRVEPKVYFAAERTFLSWLEFSIILGGIAATLLNFGTDTATLVSSWAFTILAAGALVYSLFLYIWRVDKIRKRRDVKRVYYERWGPTVVSIGLVVIILVNFALRVRAGGFMAAPGSEREHRHGGHGEL